Proteins from a single region of Bos javanicus breed banteng chromosome 25, ARS-OSU_banteng_1.0, whole genome shotgun sequence:
- the LYRM1 gene encoding LYR motif-containing protein 1 isoform X1, whose translation MLKILQARLQQYVNHELPDVQAGFRKGRRTRDQIANIRWIMEKAREFQKNICFCFIDYAKAFDCVDHNQLWKILKEMGIPDHLICLLRNLYAGQEATVRTGHGTTDWFQIGKGVRQGCILSPCLFNLYAEYILRNAGLEETQAEIKIAGRNINHLRYVDDTTLMAESEEELKSLLMKVKEESEKVGLKLNIQKIKIMASGPTTSWEVDGETVETVSDFIFLGSKITTDGDCSHEIKRHLLLGRKVMTNLVSIFKSRDITLPTKVRLVKAMVFPVVMYGCESRTVKKAEHRRIDALELWCWRRLLLVSWTSRRSNQSILKEISPGISLEGMMLKLKLQYFGHLM comes from the coding sequence atgctcaaaattctccaagccaggcttcagcaatatgtgaaccatgaacttcctgatgttcaagctggttttagaaaaggcagaagaaccagagatcaaattgccaacatccgctggatcatggaaaaagcaagagagttccagaaaaacatctgtttctgctttattgactatgccaaagcctttgactgtgtggatcacaatcaactgtggaaaattctgaaagagatgggaataccagaccacctgatctgcctcttgagaaatttgtatgcaggtcaggaagcaacagttagaactggacatggaacaacagactggttccaaataggaaaaggagttcgtcaaggctgtatattgtcaccctgtttatttaacttatatgcagagtacatcctgagaaacgctggactggaagaaacacaagctgaaatcaagattgccgggagaaatatcaatcacctcagatatgtagatgacaccacccttatggcagaaagtgaggaggaactaaaaagcctcctgatgaaagtgaaagaggagagtgaaaaagttggcttaaagctcaacattcagaaaattaagatcatggcatccggtcccaccacttcatgggaagtagatggggaaacagtggaaacagtgtcagactttatttttctgggctccaaaatcactacagatggtgactgcagccatgaaattaaaagacacttactccttggaaggaaagttatgaccaatctagttagcatattcaaaagcagagacattactttgccaacaaaggttcgtctagtcaaggctatggtttttcctgtggtcatgtatggatgtgagagtcggactgtgaagaaagctgagcacagaagaattgatgctttggaactgtggtgttggagaagactcttgctagtctcttggacttcaaggagatccaaccagtccattctgaaggagatcagccctgggatttctttggaaggaatgatgctaaagctgaaactccagtactttggccacctcatgtga
- the LYRM1 gene encoding LYR motif-containing protein 1 isoform X3 yields the protein MTMATRQEVLGLYRRIFRLAKKWQAASGQMEDTIKEKQYILNEARTLFQKNKNLTDTDLIKQCIDECTARIEIGLHYQIPYPRPIHLPPMGLTPLRGRGLRSQEKLRKFSKPIYLKSHDEIS from the exons ATGACAATGGCAACACGACAAGAAGTTCTTGGCCTCTACCGCAGAATTTTCAGGCTTGCGAAGAAATGGCAGGCTGCATCAGGGCAGATGGAAGACACcattaaagaaaaacagtacATATTAAATGAAGCCAGAACGCtgttccaaaaaaacaaaaat CTCACAGACACAGACCTGATTAAACAGTGTATAGATGAATGCACAGCCAGGATTGAAATTGGACTTCATTACCAGATTCCTTATCCAAGGCCA ATTCATCTGCCTCCCATGGGCCTTACCCCACTACGAGGCCGGGGACTTCGAAGCCAGGAGAAACTGAGGAAATTTTCCAAACCAATATATCTCAAATCTCATGATGAAATTTCCtaa
- the LYRM1 gene encoding LYR motif-containing protein 1 isoform X2, whose amino-acid sequence MTMATRQEVLGLYRRIFRLAKKWQAASGQMEDTIKEKQYILNEARTLFQKNKNLTDTDLIKQCIDECTARIEIGLHYQIPYPRPEIGQRRAQALKSDRSGFKSWFYHLIYNHEQVIHPSEPPFSHL is encoded by the exons ATGACAATGGCAACACGACAAGAAGTTCTTGGCCTCTACCGCAGAATTTTCAGGCTTGCGAAGAAATGGCAGGCTGCATCAGGGCAGATGGAAGACACcattaaagaaaaacagtacATATTAAATGAAGCCAGAACGCtgttccaaaaaaacaaaaat CTCACAGACACAGACCTGATTAAACAGTGTATAGATGAATGCACAGCCAGGATTGAAATTGGACTTCATTACCAGATTCCTTATCCAAGGCCA GAAATAGGGCAAAGAAGAGCACAAGCTTTGAAGTCAGACAGATCgggattcaaatcctggttctaccACTTAATATATAATCATGAGCAAGTTATTCATccttctgagcctccattttctcatctatga